The genomic segment TGGACGCGATCGGCGGCGTGGACTTCTACGTGGAAAAGGACATGGACTACGAGTCGGCCGCGGACAAGCATCTGTTCGACATTCACCTAAAAAAAGGACAGCAGCACCTCGATGGCGACCATGCGCTGCAGTATGTCCGGTTCCGCCACGACAAGCTCAGCGACTTTACGCGGACCGAGCGCCAGCGCGCCTTCCTCGGCGCGGTGGCCGACAAGCTGCAGTCCGGATGGAATCTGATCAAGCTGCCGACCATTTTGAACCAGGTGGTGCCTTATATCGAGACCAACATGTCGGTCAACGACATGTGGAAGCTCGCCAGCCTCGGCTACAAGTCGCACCAGGCGGGCTCCGCGCAGCTGCCGCCGATGGACAACCTGGTCGAGCAGAACAAAGGCGGCTCGACGATCGGCATCCGCGACGAGGACAAGCTGCGCGAGTACATCCAGGAAGTGCTCGCCTCGGATACTTCCGCCGCTTCGCCATCGCCTTCGGGCTCCGTGTCCGCAAGCGCCACGCCATAACCGTCCTTACCGGGGACCGCCGATTCGGCGGTCCCTTGACGTTTGCCCCCAACCGCACCTTACCCCAATACCCCATTATCCCATTATCCCATTCGCTCAGGAGGTCACCGTACATGTCCGATTATAAGCAAACATCGCACCCAAGACCCGAATCCGCGCGCCTCTACGAAGAGGCCCAGCGCCATATCGTCGGCGGCGTCAACAGCCCCTCCCGCTCCTTCAAGGCGGTCGGCGGCGGCGCGCCCGTGTTCATGCAGCGCGCCGAAGGCGCCTACTTCTGGGACGTCGACGGCAACCGCTACCTCGACTACCTGGCCGCATTCGGCCCGATCATCGCCGGTCATGCGCACCCGCACATCACCGCGGCGATCGTGCGCGCCGCGCAGAACGGCACGCTGTACGGCACGCCGACCGAAGGCGAAGTTACGCTCGCGCGCATGTTGAAGGAGGCGATCCCTTCGCTGGATAAGGTACGTTTCGTCAACTCGGGCACCGAAGCCGTCATGACGACGATCCGCGTCGCGCGCGCCGCCACCGGCCGCAACAAGATCGTCAAGTTCGCCGGCTGCTACCACGGCCACTCCGACCTCGTGCTCGTCGCTGCGGGCTCGGGTCCCTCGACGCTCGGCATCCCCGACAGCGCGGGCATCCCGGTCAGCATCGCGAGCGAAGTGATCACGGTGCCGTTCAACGACACCGAAGGGCTCCGGCTCGCGCTTGAGGCCTGGGGCGACGATGTCGCGGCCGTCATGGTCGAGCCGATCGTCGGCAACTTCGGCATGGTCATGCCGAAGCCGGGCTTCCTCGAAGCCGTGTGCAGCATGGCTCGCGCGGCCGGCGCGCTCGTCATTTACGACGAGGTCATCACGGCGTTCCGGTTCCACTACGGCACGACGCAGACGTACGCGTCGGCGTTCCCGGACCTGGCAGCGATCGAGCCGGACCTGACGGCGCTCGGCAAGATCATCGGCGGCGGACTGCCGATCGGCGCCTACGGCGGCCGCGCCGAGATTATGGCGCAGGTTGCGCCGCTCGGCCCCGCCTACCAGGCGGGCACGATGGCAGGCAACCCCGCCTCGATCGCGGCGGGCATCGCCTGCCTCGAGGTGCTGCGCGAGCCGGACGTCTACGCGCGCATGGAGGCGCTCGGCACGCGCCTTGCCGACGGTCTCCGCGAATCGGCAGCGCGCAATGGCGTGCCGCTGACGGTCAACCGCATCGCAGGCGCGATCTCGACCCACTTCTGCGACCATCCCGTCACGAACTACGACGAGGCGCAGGATACCGACGGCGACCGCTTCGCGGCCTTCTTCCGCGAGATGCTGTCGCGCGGCATCTATCTGGCGCCGTCCAAGTACGAGGCGTGGTTCCTGACGACCGCGCATACGGACGCGGACATCGACAGGACGCTCGAAGCGGCGGACGAGAGCTTCAAGGCGATCAAGTAACCGTAGCGTCTAGCGCACAAGCGCTATTACGAAGGAACCCACCTGCTTGAACGAAAAAAAACCGCACAATTAATGCGCGGTTCATGCTCATCGCAAAGAACCGCACAACCTCTGTGCGGTTCTTTTTCGCTCGCATACAAACATCCGAATCCGATTCTTATTCGGACGCCGCCGTGACGAGCGGCGCTTCCGTCCCTAGCTCCGCCAGTCCACAGGGAGCCTCCGCCCGCGCCCATTCGCTCATCGCGGCGAATATCGGCTGCAGCCGGCGACCGCTGTCCGTGAGCTCGTATTCGACGTGCAGCGGGACGCCGGGATACAGCGTACGTGTCACGATCCCCTTCTCTTCCAGCATCCGCAGCCGGTCGGTCAACGTCTTCGGGCTAATGGGATGGAGCGAACGCCTCAGTTCCCCGAACCGCTTGACGTCGTTGAACAGATCGCGCAGCAGCGGCAGCGTCCATTTGCCGTCCAGAATCTCCAGCAACGGTTCAATCGTGCCTTGGCATGCCTGATCCGGTTTCATAGGATATCGCCCTCCGTAGTTCATTTTATGAAACTATTGCACTTAAATGTAACTACTTTTCAAATGTACCATAAGCCTTTAATCTGTGTACAGGGTTGATCGAGCGCGCGATCGACAACCGGGAAAGGAGGCGCGAGCATGCAAAGACCATTCGAAGTCGATCCCGCGGAATATCCGTTCGAGGATCGGTGGCTGGCGTACCGGGACGGCGCCATCCACTACGTGGACGAGGGCCGGGGACAGACCGTTCTGCTCCTGCACGGCAATCCCACCTGGTCTTATCTTTATCGCAACGTCATCAAGACGCTGCGTGGCGAATGCCGCCTGATCGCGTTGGATTACCCCGGCATGGGGATGTCCCGCGCGCCGTCCGGCTACGGCTATACCCCTCAGGAGCATTCGGAAGCGCTCGGCGAGCTGATCGCGTCGCTCGGTCTGAAGGACATCGTCCTGGTCGTCCAGGACTGGGGAGGTCCGATCGGTCTGAACTATGCGGTACGCAACAGGGACAACGTTCGGGGCATCGTGCTCATGAATACGTGGGCTTGGCCCGCCAAACTGGCGGCGATGAAGCTCTTCTCCGTCGCAATGGGCGGCTGGCCCCTCGGCTATTGGCTGCAGACCAGACGCAACTTTTTCGCACGCAAGATTGTGCCGAGCGGCATCCATCAGGCCGACAAAATAACGAAGACACTGACGAAAGCCTACACGGATCCGTACCCGACGCCGGCGTCGAGAATGCCGACCTGGATGTTCCCTCGCAGCATCCGCAAAGCGCGGAATTGGCTCGCAGGCATCGAAGCCGGGCTTCCGGCCCTGGCCGACCTGCCCGCCCGGATCGTCTGGGGAGCGCGGGACAGCGCGGGGTTCCCGCTTGCCGAGATGCGTAGATGGCAGAGCTACTTGAAGAAAAACGAAACTGAGATATTGGAAGACGCCTCGCACTATGTTCAGGAAGATCGGCCCGACCGCGTCGCGGCGAACATACGGAACGTCCTCGAACAAATTAAAATTCAATCGGAGGTCAAAAGATGAAAACCATATTATGGGCAACGTTGACGGCAAACGGAAATTACGCGCAATCGGGTCCTGAAAATCCCCCCAAGCCGGAGGCGCTGGGCGACTTCGCCGCGCAAGCCAAAGCAGCGGGCAACTTCATCGTAGGCCGGCGGACATACGAGGCAATGGCGGGCAACGGAGGCGGAGGCGGCCCGTTCGCGGATCTCGACATCGTCGTCGTCTCCGCAAGCGCGAAGGAGCTGCCGGGCGCCACGACCGCGAGTACGCCCCAAGAGGCGCTGGATTATCTTCGAGACAGAGGGCATTCGACAGCGCTGTTGTCCGGCGGCGGAGCGCTTCATCAAGCCTTTCTCGGCCAAGGGCTCGTCGACGAGCTCATCTTCAATATCGCCCCCGTACTGGAGGGCAAGGGATTGAACATCCTGCTCGATAATGAGAAATATACGTACCAAGACGTCACTTTTGTCGAATCCAAGTTGCTCGGAGGCGGCGTCGTGCAGCTTCGGTACGCGCTGGCGCGTTAAGGGCGTTCGTTCGATCGGAAGCCCCGCCCGCTCGCACGATGCGCACGAACAAAAAGACGGCCCGGAGGCCGTCTTTTCTCGTAATTTCACTCGGACTTGGCGCGATCGTCGTACCGCCCGTCCGCTTCCTTCGCCAGCTTGCGGTATGCCGCCGTCTCTTCGGCGACGGGATCCCGCTCCGTCTGAATCCGGATCTCCCAGCGGGGGGACAGGCGCGAGAGCGCTTCCTCGTTCGGATCGCCGGCCGCAGGCTTTCCTTCGGTCAGCTGCCTTACGAGCTCGGCCTCCGCGCCGGACATAAAAGCGGCTTCGTCGTCGACGTATTCCTCGGCGGCCCGCGCGGCCAGTCCTTCCGGACGCTCCGGCAGCGGCTGCGACTGGTCGAATCTTCCGTCCATTCGGTCTTCGCGCATCGTAGTCGCTCTCCTTTCACAGGTAGCATGATCCATAAGCCATACTCTCATGTACCCCAAGCGGGATCAAATGCTTAAGTGTCGAATCGATACCGCGCGCCAAGACGCTTAAGCGTCCGCAAGCGCCTTCAACAATTCGTCGTGAATCGCGCCGTTGCTGGCGGCGATATCGCGAACCCCGAGCGAGTAAGGCTGTCCGTTCTGGTCGGAGACGACGCCGCCGGACTCCGCTATCATCAGCGCGCCCGCCGCCAGATCCCAGGCGTTCAGGCCGACTTCCCAGAAGCCGGTGAGCCGTCCCGCGGCTACGTACGCCATGTGAAGCGCGGCGGAGCCTGAGCTGCGGATGTTGCGAACTTGCGGCGCGAGCGCCAGCGTCTGCTTGAGATTGCGCGGCAGCGCGGAAATATGGTCCGCCGGGAAGCCGGTGGCCAGCAGGCTTTGCGCGAGTCCGGGCTCGGCCGATACCTGCATGCGTTTGCCGTGAACATAGGCGCCCTTGCCTTTTTCGGCGACGAACAGCTCGTCTCGCGATGGATCGTAAATGACGCCGACGATGACTTCGCCGCGATACGCCAGCGCGATCGACACCGAGTAGAACGGAAACCCGTGCACGTAATTCGTCGTGCCGTCCACCGGATCCACGATCCACAGGTACTCGCTGCCGCCCATTTTGGCGATCGACTGCGCGGAAGCCTCCGGTCCCGGCTCTACCCCTTCTTCGCCTAGAAAAGAGTGCGTCGGGTAATGCGTCGCCAGCAAATTGCGGATCAGGCGCTCGGAGCCCTTGTCCACTTCGGTGACGAGATCGTGCTTCGAAAATTTAAGATCGGGCGCCGCAAATTGCCCGATCCTGCTCTTGATCCACTCGCCCGCTTTGGACGCGCAGTTGATCGCGACGGCCGTGAAGCTCTTGCCCCCGATCGTATTCGGACTGTCGTTCATATCCTCATCCCTCATTACGCATTATGAATTCGTATGGCTCTCGACCGCTTGTCTACCGTTGATCTCTCTAGTTATACGCGACGGCGCCGCAGAGCGTTCCGGCGCTTGGCCACACCCTTTGAAGGAAGGGCCGACAGCTACATCTCGCTCGCGCCCTTGAAGATCAGATACCCGGCCATGATCAGCAAGGTTACCCGCAGCAGCCACATCAGCTGCGGACCTGACAGCCTCGAAGCGATCGCCGCGCCGACCCGGCCGCCGATGAGCGCGCCCGGCGCAAGCGCCAGAAACAGCGGCCAATCGATGTTGCCGTTCCACAAATGCACGGTGCTGCCCAATATGGAAGACAGAAATATGACGAACATCGAGCTTGCGGTCGCGACATGCGGCGGAAACCTGAACAAGATGACCATGATCGGGACGAATAACGAACCACCGCCGATCCCGAACAAGCCCGAGCAGAGCCCGACGGCGAAACCGATCGACAGCGCCAGCGGCAGATTGTAGCCGTATTCGCTAACGGTTCCCGCGCCGTCCGTGAACGATCGCTTGATCGGCCAATCGATGCGCAGCGGCTTCATCCGCTCGCGGGCCAGCATCAAGCCGAACATGGCGAGCATGAAAAGGCCGAACGCCAGCTGGAACGGCCCCTGCGGGATGTAGTCCGTCACCAGCGCCCCGATCATGGCGGCGGGCCCGCTGGTCGCGAAGAAGAGCCATCCGCTGCGAAAATCGACTTTGCCCTGCTTGCGATACGTCCAGGTAGACGTCAATGCCGTGAAAATAAGCACGGCGAGCGAGGTGCCGACAGCCGTCTGCGACGACACCTCTTCTCCGAGCAGGCTCGGCCCCAGGAGCACGAGCGAGGGCACGATGATGATGCCCCCGCCGAGTCCGACGATGCTGCCGAACAAAGCGGCGACGATGCCAATTAGTACAAGGATAGCCGTGGACAACTGAGATTCTCCCTACTAAGTCATGTCGATTGGATTCACTTTATTATACCTGCATCCCGCGCTGGAAGCGAAGCGCCTATTGTCGGATATTCGGAAATGACCAGCCGTGTGCCGGGAATCGATTGGGACACAGCGGTCGCGATCTGCGCGGGTGAAGAAGAAAGGCTGCGGGTTGCGGGACCGTGAGGGCGCTGTTCGGCGTTATCGCGGCGATTATGCGGCACTCCGCTCATCCGATCTCCACGCTGGCCCCGTCCACGATCCGGATATCGCCGGCACCGGTCTCGGCGGCTGTGCGAAGCTCGTCCATCAGCTTGAACAGCGCCTCGTCCTTGCGCTTCGCCTCGATCATCACGTCGACGGCCGGCGTCGAGCCGGCGATCGCGCGGAGGAAAGAGAGCAGCGGCTCCAAGGACACATGGTCGGCGTGTCCCCGCGGGTCGGAAGCGCTTTTGGGAGTGGAAACGTGGATTTTGGGCGGCAGCGGCGCGTAAGGCGGCGTCCCGTCAGCACCAGCGCCTCCCTCGCGTTGGAGTCCGTTCCACCCGAAGTCCCGCCAAGTGCGCTGTACCCGGTCCCAGAGCGATTCGGGCGCGATGGCGTCCGGGTTGTTGACCGCATGATGATGAATGTCGAGCACCATCGGGACGCCCGCCGCCTCGCTGATCGCGAGCGTCTCGGCCGCCGTAAACGTCTTGTCGTCGTTCTCTAGCGTCATCCGGCGGACAATCCTCGGCTCTAGCGCGCCGAATTGCGCCAGAAATCGCCGGCCCGCCGACTCCTTGTCGCCGTAGGTGCCGCCGACGTGGATGTTGCACGTCGCCCGCTCGTCCAGCCCCATCAGTTCGAACATCCGGACATGATGGTTCAAGTCCTTGATCGAATTGCGCAGCACCTCCGGCCGCGGCGTGCTGAACACGGTGAAGTGGTCCGGGTGAAACGAAACGCGGATGCCCGTCTCGCGGATATAAGCGCCGAGCGCGGCAAAGTCGTCCGCGAGGATCGCATACGGATCCCAGTCGGCCAGCGCGTCGTGCGTCACGAGCGGAATAAGCTTGGACGTGAGGCGGTAGAGGTGGATGTCCGAGTATTTGCAGTGGCTGAGCAGCCGCTGCGTATGCTGCAGGTTCTCCTGCGCGATGCGGGCAAGCCGGAGCAGCGCGCCTTCGCGGTCCGGCAGCTTGCTGAAGTTCGTGTAGGTCATCGTGCGCGACGGGGATGCGTTCTCCAGCAGCACGGACATGGCGACAAAGCCGAACCTGACGAGCACGGAACCGCCTCCTTTTACCATGAAGTGTACCCCGCGCGGACGCCGCCCACCCATGCGATAGCCATTTATGCGTAAAAAAAACGCCACCCCGCCAAGCATCGCTGCTAGAACGGA from the Cohnella hashimotonis genome contains:
- a CDS encoding LCP family protein codes for the protein MPSQPRKKRRWPLYTGLSILVVIIAFATWYFYNTYHALEQLDKPKEDSIFSNVPEKPEEQPPEWTGSERVNVLLMGGDNRGLTKGETPRSDSMLIASFDPTTKKVHLFSILRDTYVKIPGHGSDRLNAALSIGGPNLSMKTISELTGLDIQYFVYADFQGFIKLVDAIGGVDFYVEKDMDYESAADKHLFDIHLKKGQQHLDGDHALQYVRFRHDKLSDFTRTERQRAFLGAVADKLQSGWNLIKLPTILNQVVPYIETNMSVNDMWKLASLGYKSHQAGSAQLPPMDNLVEQNKGGSTIGIRDEDKLREYIQEVLASDTSAASPSPSGSVSASATP
- a CDS encoding glutamate-1-semialdehyde 2,1-aminomutase → MSDYKQTSHPRPESARLYEEAQRHIVGGVNSPSRSFKAVGGGAPVFMQRAEGAYFWDVDGNRYLDYLAAFGPIIAGHAHPHITAAIVRAAQNGTLYGTPTEGEVTLARMLKEAIPSLDKVRFVNSGTEAVMTTIRVARAATGRNKIVKFAGCYHGHSDLVLVAAGSGPSTLGIPDSAGIPVSIASEVITVPFNDTEGLRLALEAWGDDVAAVMVEPIVGNFGMVMPKPGFLEAVCSMARAAGALVIYDEVITAFRFHYGTTQTYASAFPDLAAIEPDLTALGKIIGGGLPIGAYGGRAEIMAQVAPLGPAYQAGTMAGNPASIAAGIACLEVLREPDVYARMEALGTRLADGLRESAARNGVPLTVNRIAGAISTHFCDHPVTNYDEAQDTDGDRFAAFFREMLSRGIYLAPSKYEAWFLTTAHTDADIDRTLEAADESFKAIK
- a CDS encoding winged helix-turn-helix transcriptional regulator — its product is MKPDQACQGTIEPLLEILDGKWTLPLLRDLFNDVKRFGELRRSLHPISPKTLTDRLRMLEEKGIVTRTLYPGVPLHVEYELTDSGRRLQPIFAAMSEWARAEAPCGLAELGTEAPLVTAASE
- a CDS encoding alpha/beta fold hydrolase — its product is MQRPFEVDPAEYPFEDRWLAYRDGAIHYVDEGRGQTVLLLHGNPTWSYLYRNVIKTLRGECRLIALDYPGMGMSRAPSGYGYTPQEHSEALGELIASLGLKDIVLVVQDWGGPIGLNYAVRNRDNVRGIVLMNTWAWPAKLAAMKLFSVAMGGWPLGYWLQTRRNFFARKIVPSGIHQADKITKTLTKAYTDPYPTPASRMPTWMFPRSIRKARNWLAGIEAGLPALADLPARIVWGARDSAGFPLAEMRRWQSYLKKNETEILEDASHYVQEDRPDRVAANIRNVLEQIKIQSEVKR
- a CDS encoding dihydrofolate reductase family protein translates to MKTILWATLTANGNYAQSGPENPPKPEALGDFAAQAKAAGNFIVGRRTYEAMAGNGGGGGPFADLDIVVVSASAKELPGATTASTPQEALDYLRDRGHSTALLSGGGALHQAFLGQGLVDELIFNIAPVLEGKGLNILLDNEKYTYQDVTFVESKLLGGGVVQLRYALAR
- a CDS encoding inositol monophosphatase family protein, whose product is MNDSPNTIGGKSFTAVAINCASKAGEWIKSRIGQFAAPDLKFSKHDLVTEVDKGSERLIRNLLATHYPTHSFLGEEGVEPGPEASAQSIAKMGGSEYLWIVDPVDGTTNYVHGFPFYSVSIALAYRGEVIVGVIYDPSRDELFVAEKGKGAYVHGKRMQVSAEPGLAQSLLATGFPADHISALPRNLKQTLALAPQVRNIRSSGSAALHMAYVAAGRLTGFWEVGLNAWDLAAGALMIAESGGVVSDQNGQPYSLGVRDIAASNGAIHDELLKALADA
- a CDS encoding sulfite exporter TauE/SafE family protein; amino-acid sequence: MSTAILVLIGIVAALFGSIVGLGGGIIIVPSLVLLGPSLLGEEVSSQTAVGTSLAVLIFTALTSTWTYRKQGKVDFRSGWLFFATSGPAAMIGALVTDYIPQGPFQLAFGLFMLAMFGLMLARERMKPLRIDWPIKRSFTDGAGTVSEYGYNLPLALSIGFAVGLCSGLFGIGGGSLFVPIMVILFRFPPHVATASSMFVIFLSSILGSTVHLWNGNIDWPLFLALAPGALIGGRVGAAIASRLSGPQLMWLLRVTLLIMAGYLIFKGASEM
- the uvsE gene encoding UV DNA damage repair endonuclease UvsE, whose amino-acid sequence is MLVRFGFVAMSVLLENASPSRTMTYTNFSKLPDREGALLRLARIAQENLQHTQRLLSHCKYSDIHLYRLTSKLIPLVTHDALADWDPYAILADDFAALGAYIRETGIRVSFHPDHFTVFSTPRPEVLRNSIKDLNHHVRMFELMGLDERATCNIHVGGTYGDKESAGRRFLAQFGALEPRIVRRMTLENDDKTFTAAETLAISEAAGVPMVLDIHHHAVNNPDAIAPESLWDRVQRTWRDFGWNGLQREGGAGADGTPPYAPLPPKIHVSTPKSASDPRGHADHVSLEPLLSFLRAIAGSTPAVDVMIEAKRKDEALFKLMDELRTAAETGAGDIRIVDGASVEIG